A genomic region of Mesorhizobium sp. NZP2077 contains the following coding sequences:
- a CDS encoding alkene reductase — translation MTYVWSTFKLGNLQLPHRLAMAPMTRSRAKPDGTPGDLAPEYYAQRATMGLLITEGTQPSEDGQGYLATPGIYNDNHVAGWRKVADAVHEAGGRLFIQLMHVGRRSHPENTPHHRQPVAPSAIASGENMFTVKGMLPVPEPRELTTAEVRQTIADFANAAKRSIEAGADGVEVHGANGYLVHQFLAPNANKRTDEFGGSLENRARFAIEVVQAIVDAVGADKTAIRLSPGLPTGSIAEGNANDDLYRYLAAEFHKIGIAYLHILHIGNEALLADIREAFGGVLIVNRPGRSREQVGADVAAGVADMEALGAMALANPDLVTRLKEGAPLNEPRPALFYAGGGAEGYIDYPALYPA, via the coding sequence TCGCCTCGCCATGGCGCCGATGACCCGAAGCCGGGCTAAGCCTGACGGAACACCCGGTGATCTGGCTCCCGAGTATTACGCACAGCGCGCCACGATGGGTCTTCTGATCACCGAGGGCACCCAGCCGTCCGAAGACGGGCAGGGGTATCTGGCCACGCCCGGGATCTACAACGACAATCACGTGGCAGGGTGGCGGAAAGTTGCCGACGCCGTCCATGAGGCGGGCGGTCGTCTGTTCATCCAGCTCATGCATGTCGGCCGCAGATCCCATCCGGAAAACACGCCGCACCATCGCCAGCCTGTTGCGCCTTCGGCGATTGCCTCCGGTGAAAACATGTTCACGGTTAAAGGCATGCTGCCGGTTCCGGAACCGCGCGAGCTCACAACCGCTGAAGTTCGGCAGACCATCGCCGATTTCGCAAACGCCGCCAAGCGCTCGATCGAAGCGGGGGCCGACGGCGTCGAAGTTCACGGCGCGAACGGGTATCTGGTGCACCAGTTTCTTGCGCCGAACGCGAACAAGCGCACCGACGAATTCGGTGGTTCTCTTGAGAACCGCGCACGGTTCGCGATTGAGGTGGTTCAAGCGATCGTCGATGCGGTCGGAGCCGACAAGACGGCGATCCGGCTGTCGCCGGGACTACCTACGGGCAGCATCGCCGAAGGCAACGCGAACGACGATCTCTACCGTTACCTGGCGGCCGAGTTTCATAAGATCGGGATTGCCTATCTGCATATCCTCCATATCGGCAATGAAGCGCTCTTGGCGGACATCCGGGAGGCTTTCGGCGGGGTCTTGATCGTCAATCGGCCGGGCCGCTCGCGCGAGCAGGTCGGGGCCGATGTTGCCGCCGGGGTTGCCGACATGGAAGCTCTAGGCGCCATGGCGCTTGCGAACCCGGATCTGGTCACACGTCTCAAAGAGGGCGCGCCATTGAACGAGCCGCGGCCGGCACTGTTCTATGCCGGGGGCGGGGCTGAAGGCTACAT